A genomic stretch from Chitinophaga lutea includes:
- a CDS encoding vitamin B12-dependent ribonucleotide reductase has protein sequence MKNQSKKAGGLAFTRHFTRDGVSPYDQFEYEMRSSVIRNPGGDIVFEMNNVEVPKAWSQIATDILAQKYFRKAGVPQADGSLGRETSVKQVVHRMANCWRAWGEKYDYFASAADAQVFYEELAYCMLNQACVPNSPQWFNTGLYESYGIKGKPQGHYYVEQRTGKLEKSTSAYERPQPHACFILSVSDDLVNDGGIMDLWVREARIFKYGSGVGTNFSQIRGEGEKLSGGGTSSGLMSFLKIGDRAAGAIKSGGTTRRAAKMVCLDLDHPEILEFVNWKMEEEKKVAALIAAGYSSDYEGEAYRTVSGQNSNNSVRIPNSFFHTLEADGDWELKGRMNGKTVKTVKASDLWNQIAYAAWRCADPGTQYDTTINEWHTCPEGGRINASNPCSEYMFLDNTACNLASVNLRRFFSEENNRFDVDGFEYTVRLWTVVLEISVLMAQFPSKEVAQLSYEYRTLGLGYANLGSMLMVSGIAYDSDEARGIAGAITAIMTGVSYKTSAELASHLGPFAKYAENKEHMLRVMRNHRAAAYDAADAYEGIEIKPQGINARFCPDYLLSAATKAWDDAVKLGEKHGYRNAQATVIAPTGTIGLVMDCDTTGVEPDFALVKFKKLSGGGYFKIINQSIPSALRNLGYKENEIRAIVDYAKGSGNFGGAPYINTQTLSEKGLMAEELKKLDVAVASSFDISFVFNVYTLGEECLQRLGFKPEQYFSMEFSLLHELGFTDEQIEAANDYVCGTMTVEGAPYLKEAHLPVFDCANKCGRKGERYIHPHGHIRMMGAAQPFISGAISKTINLPNEAVVEEIADAYKLSWELGLKACALYRDGSKLSQPLSNKSDKRKKSADAGEAAPAEAAAQIIDMNQLTIDELLEELNKRMIASSDTSLKRALSRIVERKTLPAKRRGFTQKAKVGGQPIFLRTGEYNDGTLGEIFIDLAKEGSTLRSLMNCFAIAVSVGLQYGVPLEEFVDKFVFTRFEPAGMVDHPNIRSSTSLIDYIFRVLGYEYLGRTDLVHILDAPGNTGEDEWDEPVVKPELSNVRVVGNTPAPGSPKAAKPYAVAASSGESSTQDYMRSMQSDAPACNTCGHITVRSGTCYKCLNCGNSMGCS, from the coding sequence ATGAAAAATCAAAGCAAGAAGGCTGGCGGCCTCGCTTTTACCCGCCACTTTACAAGGGATGGTGTTAGCCCCTATGATCAGTTTGAATATGAAATGCGATCGTCGGTTATCCGCAACCCTGGCGGAGATATAGTGTTTGAGATGAATAACGTGGAGGTGCCCAAAGCATGGTCACAGATCGCTACTGATATATTGGCGCAGAAATATTTCCGGAAGGCGGGCGTACCGCAGGCCGACGGCTCGCTGGGCCGCGAAACCTCCGTGAAACAGGTGGTGCACCGCATGGCCAATTGCTGGCGCGCCTGGGGTGAAAAGTATGATTATTTCGCCTCTGCGGCCGACGCCCAGGTGTTCTACGAAGAGCTTGCCTATTGTATGCTCAACCAGGCCTGTGTGCCCAATTCACCGCAATGGTTCAATACCGGCCTGTACGAAAGCTACGGCATCAAAGGCAAACCACAGGGTCACTACTATGTGGAGCAGCGCACCGGCAAACTGGAAAAATCCACTTCCGCCTACGAAAGGCCTCAGCCGCACGCCTGCTTCATCCTGAGCGTGAGCGACGACCTGGTGAACGACGGCGGTATTATGGACCTCTGGGTACGCGAAGCCCGTATTTTCAAATATGGCTCCGGTGTGGGCACCAACTTCTCACAAATCCGCGGGGAAGGTGAAAAACTCAGCGGCGGCGGTACATCCAGCGGCCTGATGAGTTTCCTGAAAATCGGCGACCGCGCCGCCGGCGCCATTAAAAGCGGTGGCACCACCCGGCGCGCGGCTAAAATGGTGTGCCTGGACCTGGACCATCCGGAAATTCTCGAATTCGTGAACTGGAAAATGGAAGAGGAAAAGAAAGTGGCGGCGCTTATCGCAGCCGGCTATTCCTCTGATTATGAAGGGGAGGCGTACAGAACCGTATCGGGCCAGAATTCCAACAACTCCGTGAGAATTCCTAACAGCTTTTTCCACACGCTGGAAGCCGATGGCGACTGGGAATTAAAAGGCCGGATGAACGGGAAAACCGTGAAAACCGTAAAGGCGTCCGATCTCTGGAACCAGATTGCCTACGCCGCCTGGCGCTGCGCAGACCCGGGTACCCAGTACGACACTACCATCAACGAATGGCATACCTGTCCCGAAGGAGGCCGCATCAACGCGTCCAACCCCTGCTCGGAATATATGTTCCTCGACAATACCGCCTGCAACCTGGCTTCCGTGAACCTGCGCCGGTTTTTCAGCGAAGAGAACAACCGCTTCGATGTGGATGGGTTTGAGTATACGGTGAGGCTGTGGACGGTGGTGCTGGAGATTTCCGTGCTGATGGCGCAGTTCCCCTCCAAGGAAGTAGCGCAGCTCAGCTACGAATACCGTACGCTGGGCCTCGGTTATGCCAACCTGGGCTCCATGCTGATGGTGAGCGGCATCGCGTATGACAGTGATGAAGCGCGCGGGATCGCGGGGGCCATCACGGCTATCATGACGGGCGTTTCCTATAAAACCTCCGCGGAGCTGGCCAGCCACCTGGGGCCCTTTGCCAAATATGCCGAGAACAAAGAACATATGCTGCGCGTGATGCGCAACCACCGCGCCGCGGCTTACGACGCGGCCGATGCGTACGAAGGCATCGAGATAAAACCGCAGGGCATCAACGCCCGTTTCTGCCCCGATTACCTGCTTTCCGCGGCTACCAAGGCCTGGGACGATGCGGTAAAACTGGGTGAAAAGCACGGTTACCGCAACGCACAGGCCACCGTGATTGCGCCCACCGGCACCATCGGTCTGGTGATGGACTGCGATACCACCGGCGTAGAGCCCGATTTTGCGCTTGTGAAATTCAAAAAATTGTCCGGCGGCGGATACTTCAAAATTATCAACCAGTCCATTCCTTCCGCCCTGCGCAACCTGGGATATAAAGAAAACGAGATCCGCGCCATCGTGGATTATGCCAAAGGCAGCGGCAATTTCGGCGGAGCGCCTTATATCAATACACAAACCCTGAGCGAAAAAGGGCTGATGGCAGAAGAGCTGAAAAAGCTCGACGTTGCCGTGGCTTCTTCATTCGACATCAGTTTTGTGTTCAACGTGTATACCCTGGGTGAAGAGTGCCTGCAGCGCCTTGGTTTCAAGCCCGAGCAATATTTCAGCATGGAATTCAGCCTGCTGCACGAGCTTGGTTTTACTGACGAGCAGATAGAAGCCGCCAACGACTACGTATGCGGTACCATGACGGTGGAAGGCGCGCCTTACCTGAAGGAAGCGCACCTGCCGGTGTTTGACTGCGCCAACAAGTGCGGTAGAAAAGGCGAGCGCTACATTCACCCGCACGGCCACATCCGCATGATGGGCGCAGCACAGCCATTTATTTCCGGGGCCATTTCCAAAACCATCAACCTCCCCAACGAAGCGGTGGTGGAAGAAATTGCGGATGCCTACAAACTCAGCTGGGAACTGGGCCTCAAAGCCTGTGCCCTCTACCGCGACGGGTCGAAGCTGAGCCAGCCGCTCAGCAACAAAAGCGACAAAAGGAAAAAAAGCGCGGACGCCGGCGAAGCGGCACCTGCTGAAGCCGCAGCGCAGATCATTGATATGAACCAGCTCACCATCGACGAATTGCTGGAAGAATTGAACAAAAGAATGATCGCCAGCTCGGATACTTCGCTGAAAAGAGCATTGTCGAGGATAGTAGAGCGGAAAACGCTCCCCGCCAAACGCCGCGGGTTCACACAAAAAGCCAAAGTAGGCGGCCAGCCCATCTTCCTGCGCACCGGTGAATACAACGACGGCACGCTCGGGGAGATCTTCATTGACCTGGCGAAAGAAGGTTCCACCCTTCGCAGCCTGATGAACTGTTTTGCCATCGCAGTATCTGTAGGCCTGCAATACGGTGTGCCGTTGGAGGAGTTTGTAGATAAGTTTGTATTTACACGGTTTGAGCCGGCAGGCATGGTAGACCATCCGAATATCCGCTCTTCCACTTCCCTGATCGATTATATTTTCAGGGTGCTGGGATACGAATACCTGGGCCGCACCGACCTGGTGCACATCCTGGATGCGCCGGGCAATACCGGGGAAGATGAGTGGGATGAGCCGGTGGTAAAACCTGAATTGTCCAATGTCCGGGTAGTCGGCAACACGCCTGCGCCAGGCAGCCCCAAGGCAGCGAAACCATATGCTGTAGCGGCTTCCAGTGGGGAGAGCAGCACGCAGGATTATATGCGGAGCATGCAGAGTGATGCGCCGGCATGCAACACCTGCGGCCACATCACCGTTCGCTCCGGCACATGTTATAAGTGCCTGAATTGCGGGAACAGCATGGGTTGCAGCTGA
- a CDS encoding Dph6-related ATP pyrophosphatase has protein sequence MNAYINWSGGKDASFALWQLQQDKNFSIKYLFTTLSEAYRRVSMHGVREELLDEQARQTGIALKKAYLPEHASMEDYNRIMTEQLTALQAEGIEHAVFGDIFLEDLRAYRETQLARVGMKGVFPLWKRDSTTLVRDFIKAGFKAVIVCVNARYLPASFAGRLIDEAFLADLPAGVDPCGENGEFHSFVFDGPLFAAPVAFQIGETVERVYTPASSQGGNCYKDDGENDCSVKEEPDNWDTRFFFCDLIPA, from the coding sequence ATGAACGCATACATAAACTGGAGCGGCGGGAAAGACGCCTCATTTGCCCTCTGGCAACTCCAACAAGATAAGAATTTCAGCATAAAATACCTTTTCACGACTTTAAGCGAGGCCTACCGGCGTGTATCCATGCACGGCGTACGCGAGGAATTGCTCGACGAGCAGGCCCGGCAAACCGGCATCGCACTGAAAAAGGCTTACCTGCCCGAACATGCGTCGATGGAAGATTATAACCGCATCATGACCGAACAACTCACCGCACTGCAGGCAGAAGGCATTGAGCATGCCGTGTTCGGTGATATTTTTCTGGAAGACCTGCGGGCATACCGCGAAACCCAGTTGGCCAGAGTGGGCATGAAAGGCGTTTTCCCGCTCTGGAAAAGAGACAGCACCACCCTGGTGCGCGATTTCATCAAAGCCGGTTTCAAAGCCGTGATCGTCTGCGTCAACGCCCGGTACCTGCCTGCATCCTTTGCGGGCCGGCTCATCGATGAAGCCTTTCTCGCCGATCTCCCCGCCGGGGTAGACCCCTGCGGAGAAAACGGCGAGTTCCACAGTTTTGTGTTTGATGGGCCCCTCTTTGCCGCACCGGTGGCATTTCAGATCGGTGAAACGGTTGAAAGAGTGTACACCCCGGCCTCCAGCCAGGGAGGTAATTGCTATAAAGATGATGGTGAAAATGACTGTTCCGTAAAAGAGGAACCAGATAATTGGGATACCCGGTTCTTTTTTTGTGACCTGATTCCAGCCTGA
- a CDS encoding alkaline phosphatase D family protein has translation MNNAFTMPSLRPIVSLFLLLLMLTPAVAQQKAIVAGPMTGSVELRDAIIWLEVAPTVKNAAVRYYKNGQPGSSRTETYTGELGKRYNPIKIQLVNLEPGTTYQYEIVLNGQKASLPRALHFTTKPLWQYRQPAPDFSFLTGSCAYFNEPAYDRPGVPYGHDSSIFETMAATPANFMMWLGDNWYTRDVDYASIPGLEYRAHRDRSLPVLQPFLQAMPHYAIWDDHDFGPNNANKSYIFRDASREVFTRYWANPSFGEKGEGIYTRMSYSDVDFFLLDGRYWSSAGEMADSIGGQPNPAKKMYGDAQMEWLRNALLQSNASFKIIVTGSQALNPISIFDSFHHFPIEYHSFMNFLREYKIPGVLFLTGDRHHSEVVKLPREGAYPLYDITSSPLTSGVGGVLRGNEKDNPYRVPGTLVVTQNFSKVTVSGEKGDRKLKVVFIDKNRKELATFEVGQKELR, from the coding sequence ATGAATAACGCTTTCACCATGCCGTCCCTCCGGCCCATCGTATCCCTTTTTCTCCTGTTGCTGATGCTTACGCCTGCCGTTGCGCAACAAAAAGCAATCGTAGCCGGTCCTATGACAGGCTCGGTGGAACTGCGCGACGCGATCATCTGGCTCGAAGTGGCGCCAACGGTAAAAAATGCGGCCGTCCGTTATTACAAAAACGGTCAGCCTGGCAGCAGCCGCACTGAAACCTACACAGGCGAACTGGGCAAAAGATACAATCCTATCAAGATACAACTGGTGAACCTGGAGCCGGGCACTACCTATCAATATGAAATTGTCCTGAACGGGCAGAAGGCCTCCCTGCCGCGCGCCCTTCATTTTACCACCAAACCGCTCTGGCAGTACCGGCAACCGGCGCCCGATTTCTCTTTCCTCACCGGTTCCTGTGCTTATTTTAATGAGCCGGCATATGACCGGCCGGGCGTGCCTTACGGGCACGATTCATCTATTTTTGAAACCATGGCCGCTACCCCTGCGAATTTTATGATGTGGCTGGGGGATAACTGGTATACCCGCGACGTTGACTATGCCTCCATTCCCGGCCTGGAATACCGGGCGCACCGCGACCGCTCCCTGCCTGTTTTGCAACCATTCCTGCAGGCCATGCCGCATTACGCCATCTGGGACGATCATGATTTCGGGCCTAATAATGCGAACAAATCTTACATTTTCCGGGACGCCTCGCGCGAGGTATTTACCCGTTATTGGGCCAACCCGAGTTTCGGGGAAAAAGGAGAGGGGATTTATACCCGCATGAGTTACAGCGACGTGGATTTTTTCCTGCTCGACGGCCGCTACTGGTCAAGCGCGGGTGAAATGGCCGACAGCATCGGGGGCCAACCGAACCCGGCAAAAAAAATGTACGGCGATGCCCAGATGGAGTGGCTCCGTAATGCCCTGCTGCAAAGCAACGCTTCTTTCAAGATCATCGTGACCGGCAGCCAGGCGCTGAATCCCATTTCCATTTTCGACAGCTTTCATCATTTTCCTATTGAATATCATTCGTTTATGAACTTTCTGCGGGAGTATAAAATCCCGGGAGTGTTGTTCCTCACTGGCGACCGCCATCACTCTGAAGTAGTGAAACTACCACGGGAAGGTGCCTATCCGCTGTACGACATCACCAGCTCTCCGCTGACCTCCGGGGTGGGCGGCGTTTTGCGGGGGAATGAAAAAGACAATCCCTACCGTGTGCCCGGCACCCTGGTGGTGACCCAGAATTTCTCGAAAGTGACCGTTTCCGGCGAGAAAGGCGACCGGAAGCTGAAAGTGGTGTTCATCGACAAAAACCGGAAAGAGCTGGCAACTTTTGAAGTGGGCCAGAAAGAGTTACGATGA
- a CDS encoding YcxB family protein yields MHFLQFTYNKEEVIHALRFHFLRRGEIKVFRNTLIILLIATVAGYLFRLVNFNALLGIALMMLLVGWAFWYLLPVSTYNKAATFKDKIRLRYNEEGMAIATGQGESAVPWQRFSQIVETKSFFFLYRDKRSFFLIPTSAFENEEDLLGFSKLMQSLFSDYRRLNVS; encoded by the coding sequence ATGCATTTTCTGCAGTTCACTTACAATAAGGAAGAGGTTATTCATGCATTACGTTTCCACTTTCTGCGCCGCGGCGAAATAAAGGTATTTCGTAATACCCTTATTATTCTGCTGATTGCCACTGTTGCAGGCTACCTGTTCAGACTGGTGAATTTTAATGCATTGCTCGGCATTGCGCTCATGATGCTACTGGTCGGTTGGGCGTTCTGGTATCTGCTGCCCGTTTCTACCTACAATAAAGCCGCTACTTTCAAAGACAAAATAAGACTGCGTTACAATGAAGAAGGCATGGCCATTGCCACCGGCCAGGGAGAAAGTGCTGTACCCTGGCAACGCTTTTCGCAGATCGTTGAAACGAAATCTTTCTTTTTTCTGTACCGCGATAAACGGAGCTTTTTTCTCATCCCCACCAGCGCCTTTGAAAATGAAGAAGACCTGTTAGGATTCAGCAAGCTGATGCAATCGCTTTTCAGCGATTACCGGCGGTTGAATGTTTCCTAA
- a CDS encoding GNAT family N-acetyltransferase: MSQLRIIEFGSCDYQAMIALRDKILRKPLGLTFSPEYLQQEINDVLIGYFDGTTILGCCILSPSTETTVQLRQMAVDDSLQGQGAGSKILAFAEAQARTAGFTELMMHARKEAVPFYLKNGYTVRGEEFVEVGIPHYEMYKVLSP; encoded by the coding sequence ATGAGCCAACTTCGCATCATAGAATTCGGCAGTTGCGATTACCAGGCCATGATCGCACTGCGCGACAAGATCCTGCGCAAACCGCTGGGCCTCACTTTTTCACCCGAATACCTGCAGCAGGAAATCAACGATGTGCTGATCGGCTATTTCGACGGCACCACCATCCTCGGCTGCTGCATTTTGAGCCCTTCTACCGAAACAACTGTACAACTGCGGCAAATGGCGGTAGACGATAGTTTGCAGGGGCAGGGCGCAGGCAGCAAAATTCTTGCTTTCGCGGAAGCGCAGGCACGCACCGCCGGTTTCACCGAACTGATGATGCATGCGCGGAAAGAGGCCGTACCTTTTTATCTCAAAAACGGATACACGGTGAGAGGGGAAGAATTTGTGGAAGTGGGAATTCCGCACTATGAGATGTACAAAGTTTTATCCCCCTGA
- the prs gene encoding ribose-phosphate diphosphokinase — MPPKILFCTQRYQYLKDRVLTQAPSGWEDGAMTIRDFPDGEHYHRITSNVSGKEVILIGGTIDDKETLELFDIANGCIQNGALCLNIVIPYFGYSTMERAVKNGEIVKAKNRALLFSALPGTSAGIKIIMIDLHVDGITYYFESNVRPVHLYAKLIVRNAALELSAGKPFVLASTDAGRAKWVESLANDLNVQAAFVFKRRLSGEETQITAISANVEGCMVIIYDDMIRTGGSLLHAAQAYRDAGAASIAVITTHGIFAGDGFEKIRRSGLVQHLVCTDTHPNALQISDPLLNVKSVAPLIVDYFQENP; from the coding sequence ATGCCTCCAAAAATACTGTTCTGCACCCAGCGTTACCAATATCTGAAAGACCGGGTGCTGACCCAGGCCCCTTCCGGCTGGGAAGATGGCGCCATGACCATCCGCGATTTCCCGGACGGGGAGCACTACCATCGTATAACCAGCAACGTTAGCGGCAAAGAGGTCATCCTCATCGGCGGCACCATCGACGACAAAGAAACACTGGAACTGTTCGATATCGCCAACGGCTGTATACAGAACGGCGCGCTCTGCCTCAACATCGTTATCCCCTATTTCGGCTACTCCACCATGGAAAGAGCCGTAAAAAACGGGGAAATAGTCAAAGCCAAGAACCGTGCCCTCTTATTTTCCGCCCTGCCGGGCACCAGCGCAGGCATCAAAATCATCATGATAGACCTGCATGTGGACGGTATCACCTATTATTTCGAAAGCAACGTGCGCCCCGTGCACCTGTACGCGAAGCTGATCGTCCGGAATGCCGCGCTGGAACTGTCGGCCGGCAAACCCTTCGTACTGGCCAGCACCGATGCCGGCCGCGCCAAATGGGTGGAGTCTCTGGCCAACGACCTCAATGTGCAGGCGGCTTTTGTTTTCAAACGCCGCCTGTCCGGCGAAGAAACGCAGATCACCGCCATCAGCGCCAATGTGGAAGGCTGCATGGTGATCATTTACGACGATATGATCCGCACGGGCGGCTCGCTCCTCCACGCCGCCCAGGCTTACCGTGATGCCGGGGCCGCCAGCATCGCCGTGATCACCACCCACGGCATTTTCGCCGGGGATGGTTTCGAGAAAATACGTCGCAGCGGGCTGGTGCAGCACCTAGTATGTACGGATACACATCCCAACGCCCTGCAGATCAGCGATCCGCTGTTGAACGTAAAATCCGTTGCACCACTGATCGTAGACTATTTTCAAGAGAATCCATAG
- a CDS encoding carboxypeptidase-like regulatory domain-containing protein produces MKYVLFRYAVALILFVVPALQEATAQVRIMGMVSDADTRTGLPSVSIWNKRTGVGTVSNETGRYYIEALPGDTIEFSMISYVRTQIVASGISSTQNVELKRHVFGLQAVNVKGRIYRRDSLATRDEYAKYFDYKRPGAMDVLKTLPSNPITALTYLIPSKTRKRKEKFGEQLRYWEAEKHIDYRYNPDLVARITKLEPPMLDSFMYAYRPSYNFLLNASEYDLMLFIKQSFDKFSRQKGLLPKDSTEPQQ; encoded by the coding sequence ATGAAGTATGTTCTGTTCAGATACGCTGTTGCACTCATTCTATTTGTAGTACCTGCCTTACAGGAGGCAACGGCACAGGTGCGCATCATGGGTATGGTTTCCGATGCGGATACCCGTACCGGCCTGCCATCGGTGAGTATCTGGAACAAAAGAACGGGGGTGGGCACTGTCAGTAATGAAACGGGCCGGTATTACATCGAGGCCCTGCCGGGTGATACCATCGAGTTTTCCATGATCAGCTATGTGCGCACGCAGATCGTTGCGTCCGGGATTTCCAGCACCCAGAATGTGGAACTGAAACGGCATGTGTTCGGCCTGCAGGCCGTCAACGTAAAAGGGCGCATCTACCGCCGCGACTCGCTGGCTACCCGCGACGAATACGCCAAATACTTCGATTACAAGCGCCCCGGTGCGATGGACGTGCTGAAAACCCTTCCCAGCAACCCCATCACGGCACTGACATATCTCATTCCCAGCAAAACGCGCAAACGGAAAGAAAAATTCGGAGAGCAGCTGCGGTACTGGGAAGCGGAAAAGCACATCGACTACCGCTATAACCCCGACCTGGTGGCACGCATCACCAAACTTGAGCCGCCGATGCTCGATTCCTTCATGTACGCTTACCGCCCGAGCTACAACTTCCTGCTGAATGCGTCGGAATACGACCTGATGTTGTTCATCAAACAGTCGTTCGATAAATTCAGCCGCCAGAAAGGACTGCTGCCGAAGGATTCCACCGAACCGCAGCAATAA